GGTGGATCACTTCATCCTGCGCAAGCGCAGTGCCCAGGTGGCGTCGGCCGCATTGCGCTGGCCGGCACTATTGGCCTGGCTGGGTGGCATCAGCACCTATCACTTGCTGGCCAATCTGTATCCGGATGTCGGCGCGACCCTGCCGGCGCTGGTGCTGGCAGGGCTGCTGCAGCTCGTGCTCGGCCGGGCTTTCAGTTACGGCCGGGAAACAGCTCGGGCTTGAGAATGCCGTTCAGGCGCGGGTAAGGGATCTTCAGTTCGACGTGGCCCAGCGCGTAAGGCGCGATGGTGGTCACGTCGTACTTGAGGATCACGCCGCCGTAGGTCAGCGCCACGTTCGGGGTTTTGACGAACGGCCAGCTCTTCACGAACTCCGGTTCCTGATCGAGCTTGGTGCTGATCAGCCAGCTGTTGTGGGCCACTTGTGCGGCTTTCCAGAACGCCTCTTCCTGACCTGGCAGCAACATATCCGCCAGGGTCAGCACCTTGTGCTGCTGACGCGAATAGTTGATGAAACCGCGTCCCGGCGTACCGTGGGCGCCGCCGGTGTCCAGGTAGCTCGACGTTTCGATGATCACCAGACCGTCATGCTGCTCGCGTACTTTCGCCTGCAAATAGCTGCTGTTGCGCGGGCCGGCGTTGGCCAGGAACTGCTCGCGATACGCAGCCAGCGTCGGCGCCACAGGGGCGTTCGGTGCGGTGCGGGTCATTTGCAGCAGGCGTTTTTCGATGATGCCGTCCAGCGCCGGTTCTGCCGGGAAGCGCAACGTATCGATGTTCACCAGCGGGCAGTCCGGGTTGGAACAACCGGGCTTCAGCGTTTCCGAGGCGTCGCGGGTGGTTTCCAGCGGCGTGCGGTAGTTGGGCTGGAACAGGCTGGCGCAGGCGCCCAGGGTCAGGGCGATGGCCGCCACGGAGGCGATTTTGAAAAGCGACATGGGCGTCCTTTCTGAAACAGGGGAAGGCAAAAAGTTACCGCTTCGACTCTCTACGAAGCAGTCAGTTCGCCACTAAGCTAATTAGAGTGGGTTTCGCCTCCACCGTCCATCCCGCTGACGGTAAAGGGGCT
The window above is part of the Pseudomonas fluorescens genome. Proteins encoded here:
- a CDS encoding RsiV family protein; the protein is MSLFKIASVAAIALTLGACASLFQPNYRTPLETTRDASETLKPGCSNPDCPLVNIDTLRFPAEPALDGIIEKRLLQMTRTAPNAPVAPTLAAYREQFLANAGPRNSSYLQAKVREQHDGLVIIETSSYLDTGGAHGTPGRGFINYSRQQHKVLTLADMLLPGQEEAFWKAAQVAHNSWLISTKLDQEPEFVKSWPFVKTPNVALTYGGVILKYDVTTIAPYALGHVELKIPYPRLNGILKPELFPGRN